The following is a genomic window from Dermacentor variabilis isolate Ectoservices chromosome 11, ASM5094787v1, whole genome shotgun sequence.
tctttgcctgcctgtgctcccGAGATGCTTTCTCTCGTTcggtgatcgcttctcgtatctccctgttccaccagcttttcgctttctttcttcctttccaacgaacatgttgtttctctttccgtatttctgtcgttattacacatAGAAGCTcattatattcccactctttacttggccatttgcgaAGTTCTTCTTCGGctctagtgactgtatttgcaatttcttcagcgttcaaatttggactggccattttgagttccttgctctctttcgcaactacatatcccattttcaaaatgattcgtttatggtcactccctatgctgctatgcccttcctcatcaatggaCATTTCTCTCAACTGATCACGAATTTCTTCTGTCTTCAGActgtaatcaatggtcgattgccggtttcccactgcCCACGTGATCTGCCATTCACACTTAGGCCatgtgttcacgataacgaggttatgttgctcacaaacgTCTAGGATtcacttcccgttgttgtcggtatagccattttaatcctgtatgtgggaattcatgtcacctaataggataatttcagcaccattcccgaaaccattaatatcagcgcttatgcattccactaactctttattcttctctttgcagttatttccggtccacaagtacgtaacgcccagccaagtttttttcccactcatcgcacctgataaccaaagatggtcttgacattttgaatttactatTTTCCATTTgtctccctgatggatgagcattccgactccccctccctttctttccgatttagttctgttgcacgccttctcaaacataattctcaataactggtggctattctgagtctctaaggtgcgtttctgtaaccgcatacacccctatttgttctctatgtaactgctcctcattcactgcccacttttcctttcttctgccgccctgcatgtttatgtagcccattgcatggcgagctctttttcttgctttcgtcctttttctgttatcgacggcgatgctcttctgaggttcccctaggggacatctttcattactatctactctgctcaggcggcacgtcaggtcggGCCAACATTGGAAACATATTGGTACTtcttggcccaatgacggcctaagattaacagcgtggttccaatattggcagtgccattctgattactggcccaatgatggcctaaggttagcagcgtggcgcgaatattggctgtgccattctgatggAGATCCAATGTTGctccacattacacagtcagtaaacaatattggcactgccgttcaacaaggcggaaattattggaccgactttcgtacggatttgccaatatgggttactagttggctttctttggaggacattggcccgtaataagccaattttcgccttgtcggcttttagtgctctacgacttgctgagattgaacaacgtgttCTGAAAACTAgcgcactgatcacaggcacactgcgcaggaaccagaaatatgttctcccatgtcaactccatgcatgGTACACCGCCATTTTTGCACTTCTCCTTCACCAAAATGCGTCCCCTAAAGAGAAACGCCAGTGTACCACGTAGCAAGCAAGGGAAGTCGCATAAaattagccgctgctttattgatcgtgcataagaacatgagctttccataagaagcaacggtattgcgaatttgcctgcgcattgtatattttgcgtgcacgctccgcggctttggtcgatcaggattctgaggagaatcgagaattacagtgccacaGAGCTTATGGgaccgttttatattgcatcgagatggagcgcatatgtattagtgaaacttttgtttgtttgtttagcatgcatggcatgttgcggcgacataatcatcatgctcctatccaatatatttgtttgttcgtgcatgtgttgtaagctccttgtatgaatgcccctgacagaaaaaaaattattgcaggtTTTGGCTTttgcgtgtcaacaacctcttgtCTTTGCCTTTAGTTTGCACAGCGCATTccagatttttttgtttttcggcctagctttccgtccttcagcccccacttgcctctcccccacgcacccacgtgagcctggtcaatgctatcagtcaCGCGCTCAGACAGCCATAAGCTGCAATGTCGAATTGGGTGCTCTCGGAAGCATGGGGGAAAGCAGCAGagtcactattgtcctccttgtctcCCTCCGCGGCTGCCACCCCTATCGCACTCCTATCGCACTCCCTGCACACTCctatcgtgaaaaatgctcgcttgcggttGTCATTCCTACTGAGAAACCTACATtttgaaatacgcagcaatgtggccacgaatttttgtgagtgttagaattaatataggcgaaacaacaattagaaaataagtcggcgctcgtggccaccgtcttcgatgtgggatgaactcggatacacagaagcatggaccttacaatggtgagtgcatttgttcTGCGCATGTATTAAGTTCTATAAGGACCAatatcacccaagcaatatcacgcgctatatatattactgaaacaggcctggctaatgtagagcgcctgtaattacatagctctttttattcgcagcctttcaatagtgcccggagtagaacacgtgtaaatctctgtgaattCCACCCAAAAgactatgattttatcaagccacgcgcgcggcctgatcgtgctagtgataccgaggaaccacgcttcttctcactgttctaggtcaagcatcatttccagcctgcagtatttctttcttttcgtataataaatgcctcttttactactgtttcctgacggaacttctcggtttccacattaaaaatttcgcacgaaggccgcattgtgtctagacagtctgaaactaggcttcttgtgctgtagcaggttttgcttcaattttttaattatgaagtgctacgctgactaggtgtgggctgtaaataaggcggacggatcctgcgcattttatgtctgttctaaatattacgttacaccttctacaagatatgccatatatgtcgaaatattaagaagtgttacctgacaaatctcttgcaagaaagtttcttgattcaccccttcgaactctttgctcagacttataatattgttgcagtatggcgatttttcgaatgaaaacgctgccacatacatttgCCATACCAACTtctctgataatgtttctttttattttacagtgtaagcaTTTCCTCCAActaatggtgaagtcgctatgggatatgGTAGCAATTTCGACGACaccaccgcgttatcgtggtcctcgggggcctgatcagcccgccgtcatccaagtacagaccaacctgcctaccgacgacagctccctgccctgaaacccttggccagcccaccgtcctcggcaccttgcccaattcctatcctgagggcagtgcctgtaaataaagtgtttgaagataaccgagcgccacccatctaggtccacggaaaatgcctgtttgtgaaaatttattcgcaaataaactgtcataaacgtcaatttcagtattcttttattattatttgcaaccATATATGACTTCTGCTCCTTGACATCTCTTTGTCGCGCTTTCCTAGttactattgaggaagacggtatgggggggacaattgctacaaaaatgccgctagcaaaacgtttgcggtaagaatgactgcgtgctctaaagccagcgtatctaaaatattcgccatgcaaagggcattggctcaaagctggcattaataatggcaacgatatggctcaacactggtcctacgctggcagcacgatggctgctgcattggcataacattggtctaatcttggctttaacgctggtcctacgatggctgctgcattggcataacattgggccaatcttggctttaacgctgctcctacgctggcagcacaatggctgctgctttggcataacattggtccaatcttggctttaacgctgggccagcattggattgggttgcactttgcctatatgccaacattggtccaacattggtaccaatttctgccagcattgggccatggttggaccattgctggtgtgctgcctgggtgGCCTCTTGAGCGCCCGCGCGCCCCCTAAAAAGCATCaacgcgaccaccaagtcgccagcccacttgtcgtgccagcctgtaattgaaatGGATCCCGTCTCgcttaaaaccaccacaacttctcacttccctgtttacttcgacaacctcgaagcctttctctcggctcgtTTTCTATATTGCCACATTatcagccactacggctctttgtacgtgactgtcacgtacaggcacctgcggcaccgtgcacaccacgatctgcacctgagcgGATAGCTCGCGcgagtcgtccacccccttcgccaagcgctggcctAGTTCAGTACCTTTCCTggttaggacgtcatttagcccacctgctactatgacaagatTGAGTACGttggcattttccgcgagcttttctgttgctcgctccatgacagaacccagtgtcctccctagaaatgtccctaccaccactcttttgtcgcctttcaccctctccacgattgcttttgagcacccagccaggtttgagtagcccacgataatcaccctttcgctCTCTCCTACCacgccctgcttccctttgtccttttccgcattattcggactcgacaaggggcattgtcccctgggctcctgctttttccgcgtggcggcctcaaggtaggtgccgctctttccagctaacccttcatcacgctgcatgcattccacgtacttcACTGACACTCCCTCGCATGTCGCTTCGGGGGTCTgcattccattgtcacgcacCTTCTCGTtaacaatggcggccctgttcagctctTCCTCGGCTCCATACAGTCTCTTTTCGACTACCTTCCATGCATCACATTCCCTGTTTAGCTAATTTTTGAGCTTTTGCACCTGTTTCAGAAggtcttcctggaaagcctcaattttctgcagcctagtatcgacaccACAtagtgtgccggttgattcgatgccctctccattctcatccgtttCCTCATTAGCTGTTGAAAGTCTCGAACGAGCACCATACATTGTGTACCCGTGGATGGGGGACCGACGACACAAGAgaaagagggagccggcgaacggacgagaggCGCCCCACTGCAGCACGTGCCGGCCGGCGCATCTACAAACAACCTGTTCCGTACCGCCGGCTTTTCGGCGAACCACCTACTCAGTGTGAGGCGCGGGCGCccccgacaaggacgaaggcctcggtgcggccaaaagagaacgtggactttgtgtAGCTTCTAcctttcccttctcctttcttcgatctatcttttgtaaataaaccagtctcgaaacgtATCCCAACGAGTGAAAttccttccttcgaggctcctgcgtgcacggccgacgccgtcCACCTTAGTTAACACGCTGCAAAATTTagcggagtcgtccaagagcgacagcaattagagttagcgcaaaggcgcgagcattcatttacatTTTTGGTGCAGAAACCCGGGAGTGCTACATCTGGAGTAACTTCGCCTGCACATCATGGAGCGACTACAAAGGAAGCAAGCGGCCCTGCGACCAGCCATCGACACTACTATCGCAGCGGCCAGCACCTTACTTCAAGCGACAGAAGCAGCAACGGGTGAGCTTGAAGAACATTTGGACATCCTTCTTGAGCAAGCTGAAGAGCTTAAAGCAGTCAACGACGCTATAGAAAAGAAAGTGGACCTACAGGAGCTCGACACTGTATTAACAGAGTGCGCTGCGTACAGCTTGAGAATTTGCACCttgaaaacaagaataaaaagGGCACTGAGAGGTGGAGCCGCGAGCGAAACGAGGTCAAGTACACCATCAGAAAAAGGAAATAACTCTGACCACGTCGCACAGTCAGGTTCCGTCCAGCATGCAGTTACGACGACTCTTCAGCTACCGTCGACAACGACAAGACTTCCGAAGCTAGAGATCGCCAAATTCGACGGAAACCTGCGCTCATGGCACAGATTCTGGAATCAGTTCGAGCCTACCATCCACAAAAATCCAGCTCTACATCAAATTGACAAGTTTCAGTACTTGACGAGCTATCTCAGCGGCAAAGCAGCAGCCGCTATCGACGGGCTACCACTCAGTGACAAAAATTATGAAATTGCAGTGAAGACATTGGTCGAAAGATTCGGAAAGGACGACGTTATAATTGAAGAACATATGTCGAGGTTGCTCAACATCCGACCTGTCCATAACATCCTCGACACCGAGAGGCTGCGGACCGTTTATGATGAGGTACAGACGGGGGTTCGGAGTCTCGAGGCATTGGGTGTGGCGTCGAGCACCTATGGAATGCTTTTATTAACAGTCCTACGGAAGAACATCCCGAATCAGCTTTGCCTCGGTTACTGCAGAAAAAAGACAACATCCGCAGTCGCGCCAGGAGATAATCTTCAAAATTTCCTCAGTTTCCTCAAGACCGAAGTAGAAAGTCGAGAGAGGGCCGAATGTGAAACCCGTCAACAGCTGAGCACCGACAGGCTGAGTCGCCCGATCCGCAAGGATATTCTTGAAAAGAAGTCGTCCGCGTCGGTTTTAACTGCCGTCATGAAAGCTGAAACACTGTGCAAATTTTGCGAAGCGAGCAGCCACTTAACCGCCGACTGTGATGTTGATTTGACTGTGGATCAGAAGAGGACAATTGTGCAGCGGGAAAGACTTTGCTTTAGGTGCGCCAAGGCAGGTCATCGAGCATACGAATGCCGCACCTCAAGATGGCTTAAATGTAAGAGATGTTCCGGCCGGCACGTTGCAGCCCTGTGTAACCTGAATCGACCACCAGCAACAGGAAAGTAGGATGAGAAGACTGTACTCACTGCTGAGACAATCGTACAGTCTTCGCTGCAAGTCGAAGGCACCAAGAAGAGAACCCGTGTCCTTCTGCAGACGGCTCAAGCGTGAATTCAGGGTAGGGAGAAGCGAGCGATGGTCAGGCTGATGATAGACGGCGGAAGTCAGCGCACCTTTGTCAAGAAAGAGGTTTCACAGAAGATGGAACTACGTGTGATGGGAGAAGAGACCCTGAAAATAATGACATTTGGAAACGACAAGCCGTCTTCAGGAATGAAGTGCCGCCGAGTGGAGTTATGGCTGTGCAGTCGACACAGCAGAAAAAAGATCCGCGTTGAAGCGCTTGAGATCCCACAAATCTGCTGCGACATCGTGCCAGCACCTGAAGCTTCCACCGCCAACTACCTCGAAGAGCAAGCCCTCGAACTCGCTGACAGTACGCAGGATGGAGCAGAGATGCTTGGCTCCGATTACTACTGGGAGGTCACAACCGGTGGTGTCAGGCGCCTGGACAGCGGTCTCGTAGCCGTGGAGACCATTTTTGGCTGGACCCTGCAGGGGACAACGCACACCACAGAATCAACAGCAACGTACGTGTCCACTGTGGGAGTGTTGCGCGTGGCTGTCATCGGCGAGGAAGACCAAGACGACACTGCTGCTCAACTTAAATCGTTTTGGCAGCTCGAGCACATTGGCATTGTCGACGAAGGAGAGGCCGACGTGGAAGACAACCAAGTTTTGCGGAAATTCCGGGAGAACGTCTCCAGCAACAACTGCCGATATCAAGTTTCCCTTCCCTGGAAAGAGAATGCTGGCGATTTGGCAGACAACAAAGCCACGGCTTTCAGTAGGCTCAGGTCGTTGACGACAAAATTGATGGGCAACAATGACCTTATGCGCGATTATGACCAGGCAATCAGGAACTACCTGCAAGCTGGACACGCCGAggaagcgaacgaactgggtgagTCCCCACTGGGGCCCATATACTACATGCCGCACCGAGGTGTTGTCCGGCCTGGTAGCGAAACAACTAAGTTGAGAGTCGTATTCGATGCCTCCTCCAAAGCGGCGGGAAAGCTGTTACTGAACGACGTCCTCTTCGCAGGACCTAATCTAAATTCAAACCTAGCGGACATCCTGATTCGATTCCGAGTGCATAATGTGGCCATAATGTCCGATATAGAAAAGGCTTTCCTTCAAATCGAGCTTGCAGAGAGTGAGCGCGACGCTGTCCGCTTTCTGTGGTATCAAAGTACACCAGGGCAGAGTGACGCGCTCCCTCCAATCAAAGAGTACCGCATG
Proteins encoded in this region:
- the LOC142563199 gene encoding uncharacterized protein LOC142563199, translated to MVRLMIDGGSQRTFVKKEVSQKMELRVMGEETLKIMTFGNDKPSSGMKCRRVELWLCSRHSRKKIRVEALEIPQICCDIVPAPEASTANYLEEQALELADSTQDGAEMLGSDYYWEVTTGGVRRLDSGLVAVETIFGWTLQGTTHTTESTATYVSTVGVLRVAVIGEEDQDDTAAQLKSFWQLEHIGIVDEGEADVEDNQVLRKFRENVSSNNCRYQVSLPWKENAGDLADNKATAFSRLRSLTTKLMGNNDLMRDYDQAIRNYLQAGHAEEANELGESPLGPIYYMPHRGVVRPGSETTKLRVVFDASSKAAGKLLLNDVLFAGPNLNSNLADILIRFRVHNVAIMSDIEKAFLQIELAESERDAVRFLWYQSTPGQSDALPPIKEYRMRRVPFGVTCSPFLLAATLSHHLKTVQEKFPRTAKILSDNLYVDDLVTGADSVEEAERVIRESQSILKAAGMNLRKWRSNYPELIASFAETESAQKTLPELGPTKILGVEWRPDTDEFVFEMTALIGFLASRQDTKRFVLQASKRIFHPFGFLSAITITAKIMFQSLWERDTSPKNIGS